In Pogoniulus pusillus isolate bPogPus1 chromosome 1, bPogPus1.pri, whole genome shotgun sequence, one DNA window encodes the following:
- the CCDC85C gene encoding coiled-coil domain-containing protein 85C isoform X3 — MMAKNSLEGSKEDLSKISEEEMLRWSKEELVKRLRKVENEKMNLMVEHGNLMKDVNRRLQLHLHEIRGLKEVNQKLQDDNQELRELCCFLDDDRQKGKKLSREWQRFGRHTASVMWKEVGMYQQKLKDLEARQETLLRENVELKEMVLMLDEERSGAGSRSSIDSQASLTNLNGGSATRDVGDGSSTSSTGSAGSPDHHHHHLHHHKASDSKAGAMRRSMDDLSAPLHHRSIPNGLNGHIHGSELALKPGVRTVRFFTRDPSHPCPHEEENLCLQSSVLIAILRLGVQDSVQHHSEGTES; from the exons ATGATGGCAAAAAATTCCCTGGAAGGGTCTAAAGAAGACCTGAGCAAAATTTCAgaagaggagatgctgaggtggaGCAAAGAAGAGCTGGTGAAAAGACTGAGAAAAGTGGAGAATGAAAAGATGAACTTAATGGTGGAACACGGCAACTTAATGAAGGACGTGAACCGGCGGCTGCAGCTCCACCTGCATGAGATCCGCGGGCTGAAGGAGGTGAACCAGAAGTTGCAGGACGACAACCAGGAGCtaagggagctctgctgcttcttggaTGACGACCGGCAGAAAGGCAAGAAGCTATCGAGGGAATGGCAGCGTTTCGGGAGGCACACGGCCAGCGTGATGTGGAAGGAGGTGGGCATGTACCAGCAGAAGCTAAAGGACCTGGAGGCGAGGCAGGAGACTCTCCTGCGGGAGAACGTGGAGCTGAAGGAGATGGTGCTCATGCTGGACGAGGAGCGGAGCGGGGCCGGCTCACGGAGCTCCATCGACAGCCAGGCCAGCCTGACCAACCTCAACGGCGGCTCGGCCACCAGGGACGTGGGGGACGggagcagcacctccagcacgGGCAGCGCGGGCAGCCCCGACCATCACCATCACCATCTCCACCATCACAAGGCCAGCGACAGCAAGGCAGGGGCCATGCGGAGGTCTATGGATGACTTGTCTGCACCCCTTCATCACCGGAGCATCCCCAACGGCCTCAACG GACACATCCATGGCTCAGAGCTGGCCCTTAAACCCGGCGTGAGGACTGTAAGATTCTTCACGCGGGATCCAAGTCATCCCTGTCCGCATGAAGAGGAAAACCTCTGCTTGCAGAGCTCAGTCCTCATTGCCATCCTCAGACTCGGTGTACAGGACAGTGTCCAGCATCATTCTGAGGGGACTGAAAGCTGA
- the CCDC85C gene encoding coiled-coil domain-containing protein 85C isoform X4 — protein MMAKNSLEGSKEDLSKISEEEMLRWSKEELVKRLRKVENEKMNLMVEHGNLMKDVNRRLQLHLHEIRGLKEVNQKLQDDNQELRELCCFLDDDRQKGKKLSREWQRFGRHTASVMWKEVGMYQQKLKDLEARQETLLRENVELKEMVLMLDEERSGAGSRSSIDSQASLTNLNGGSATRDVGDGSSTSSTGSAGSPDHHHHHLHHHKASDSKAGAMRRSMDDLSAPLHHRSIPNGLNGLKKQMESGLLTTM, from the coding sequence ATGATGGCAAAAAATTCCCTGGAAGGGTCTAAAGAAGACCTGAGCAAAATTTCAgaagaggagatgctgaggtggaGCAAAGAAGAGCTGGTGAAAAGACTGAGAAAAGTGGAGAATGAAAAGATGAACTTAATGGTGGAACACGGCAACTTAATGAAGGACGTGAACCGGCGGCTGCAGCTCCACCTGCATGAGATCCGCGGGCTGAAGGAGGTGAACCAGAAGTTGCAGGACGACAACCAGGAGCtaagggagctctgctgcttcttggaTGACGACCGGCAGAAAGGCAAGAAGCTATCGAGGGAATGGCAGCGTTTCGGGAGGCACACGGCCAGCGTGATGTGGAAGGAGGTGGGCATGTACCAGCAGAAGCTAAAGGACCTGGAGGCGAGGCAGGAGACTCTCCTGCGGGAGAACGTGGAGCTGAAGGAGATGGTGCTCATGCTGGACGAGGAGCGGAGCGGGGCCGGCTCACGGAGCTCCATCGACAGCCAGGCCAGCCTGACCAACCTCAACGGCGGCTCGGCCACCAGGGACGTGGGGGACGggagcagcacctccagcacgGGCAGCGCGGGCAGCCCCGACCATCACCATCACCATCTCCACCATCACAAGGCCAGCGACAGCAAGGCAGGGGCCATGCGGAGGTCTATGGATGACTTGTCTGCACCCCTTCATCACCGGAGCATCCCCAACGGCCTCAACG